Proteins co-encoded in one Streptomyces sp. JH34 genomic window:
- a CDS encoding ATP-binding cassette domain-containing protein encodes MVHVSATPVLALRGVSKRFGAVQALTDVELEVHAGEVVALVGDNGAGKSTLVKTIAGVHPIDDGVIEWDGRAVQINKPHDAQSLGIATVYQDLALCDNIDVVGNLYLGRELRKFGILDEVEMERRSRELLSTLSIRIPSVRIPIASLSGGQRQTVAIARSMLGEPKLVILDEPTAALGVEQTAQVLDLVERLRERGHAVILISHNMADVKAVADKVAVLRLGRNNGVFDVKTTSQEEIISAITGATENAVTRRAARNAEAQK; translated from the coding sequence ATGGTTCACGTGTCCGCTACGCCCGTGTTGGCGTTGCGAGGGGTCTCCAAGCGATTCGGTGCCGTCCAGGCGCTCACCGACGTAGAGCTTGAGGTCCACGCCGGTGAGGTGGTCGCCCTGGTGGGTGACAACGGAGCCGGTAAATCAACGCTGGTCAAGACGATCGCCGGAGTGCATCCCATCGATGACGGTGTCATCGAGTGGGACGGCCGGGCCGTCCAGATCAACAAGCCGCACGACGCCCAGAGCCTGGGGATCGCGACCGTCTACCAGGACCTCGCGCTCTGCGACAACATCGACGTCGTCGGCAACCTCTACCTCGGACGGGAGCTCCGCAAGTTCGGAATCCTCGACGAGGTCGAGATGGAGCGGCGCTCCCGCGAGCTCCTCAGCACGCTGTCGATCCGCATCCCCAGCGTCCGCATCCCGATCGCGTCGCTCTCCGGCGGTCAGCGCCAGACGGTCGCCATCGCCCGTTCGATGCTGGGCGAGCCCAAGCTCGTCATCCTCGACGAGCCCACCGCCGCCCTCGGCGTCGAGCAGACCGCGCAGGTCCTCGACCTCGTCGAGCGGCTGCGCGAGCGAGGCCACGCGGTCATCCTCATCAGCCACAACATGGCCGATGTGAAGGCCGTCGCCGACAAGGTCGCCGTACTCCGGCTGGGCCGGAACAACGGGGTCTTCGACGTGAAGACCACCTCGCAGGAAGAGATCATCTCCGCCATCACGGGTGCCACGGAGAACGCCGTGACCCGTCGTGCGGCGCGCAACGCGGAGGCCCAGAAGTGA